The following is a genomic window from Campylobacter lari subsp. lari.
CAAAGCAGATTTCACCGCCTGCATATAACTTTGTAAATTTATTTTTTCATTTTTATAAGCCTTATCATAAGCTGTGCCATGATCAACGCTAGTGCGAATTATGGGTAAATTTAAACTCACATTGATACTTTTTTCAAAATATAAAGCCTTTAAAGGTGCTAAGCCTACATCATGATACATGCTTACTAAATACTTGCATTTACTAAGTGCAAAAGGAGTAAAAGCACTATCAGCCACCAAAGGCTCGCTTAAAAAGATATTTTCTTTATAAGAGAGTTCTTTTTCTTTTTGATTTAAAAAATCTTCATTTTCTAAATTTTGCAAATTCAACGTGCTATCTTTTAAAAATACATTTGCCATTTTTATGGCCTTTTTTATTTCATTTTCTTCTTCTCCACCTATTACGCCATTATCGCTTGCATGAGGATTAAAAGCTAAAACTCCAATTTTTTCAAATAAAGTACATTGATAAAAATCAATCAAAAATTTAGCCAACCTCAAAGCTTTAATTTGCTTATAAACATCTTTTAATGGAATGTGTTCAGTGTATAAAGCCACAAAAAGCTCATCACAACCTAACATCATGATAGCATCTTGCTTGAAAAATTCCCTTAGTGCTTCTGTGTGACCTTTATAGCTCACTCCTGCCATTTGCCAAGTTTTTTTATTTATAGGCAAAGTAACTAAAGCATCTAAAAATAAATGCGTACAATAACTAGCCCCCTCAAAACTCAAAAAAGAATAAGCCCCGCTTTTAGCATCTAAATTTGCAGGATTTAACTCAAAATCATAATCAATTTCCTTGCTAGTTTGATATGAAAAATCATAAATTAAAAAATTATCTT
Proteins encoded in this region:
- the pdxA gene encoding 4-hydroxythreonine-4-phosphate dehydrogenase codes for the protein MKKIAISIGDLNGIGVQILLASHDELVKICEPYYFVHYKLFQKASKLLKLNTKSKINLVEISYANEPKFIFKEEKDNFLIYDFSYQTSKEIDYDFELNPANLDAKSGAYSFLSFEGASYCTHLFLDALVTLPINKKTWQMAGVSYKGHTEALREFFKQDAIMMLGCDELFVALYTEHIPLKDVYKQIKALRLAKFLIDFYQCTLFEKIGVLAFNPHASDNGVIGGEEENEIKKAIKMANVFLKDSTLNLQNLENEDFLNQKEKELSYKENIFLSEPLVADSAFTPFALSKCKYLVSMYHDVGLAPLKALYFEKSINVSLNLPIIRTSVDHGTAYDKAYKNEKINLQSYMQAVKSALQFLKIKEKTK